A stretch of the Corylus avellana chromosome ca6, CavTom2PMs-1.0 genome encodes the following:
- the LOC132185207 gene encoding uncharacterized protein LOC132185207 — protein sequence MGIGVIIRDSQGLVSAALSFTREGFPEPTTAKSMGALCAVEFCRDLGMQNIIFEGDVEVVVKAINVNVSMCSSYGQIIEDIIRVLAGFKKWEVLLVQQEANEATHGLAKLAAQEKMEKVWIEEIPNSIYSIVTLEHFALFV from the coding sequence ATGGGCATAGGGGTTATTATCAGGGATTCTCAGGGGCTTGTAAGTGCTGCTTTAAGCTTCACTAGAGAAGGTTTTCCTGAGCCAACCACAGCAAAATCAATGGGGGCTCTATGTGCAGTGGAATTTTGCAGAGATTTGGGGATGCAGAATATCATCTTTGAGGGGGATGTTGAAGTGGTGGTCAAGGCTATAAATGTTAATGTCTCTATGTGTAGTAGTTATGGACAAATCATTGAGGATATCATAAGAGTTTTAGCTGGATTCAAAAAATGGGAGGTGTTGCTTGTCCAGCAGGAAGCTAATGAGGCAACCCATGGTCTGGCAAAACTTGCAGCAcaggaaaaaatggaaaaagtttGGATAGAGGAGATTCCCAATAGCATTTATTCTATTGTAACTTTAGAGCATTTTGCTCTTTTTGTTTAG